From the genome of Tsukamurella pulmonis:
CCCCGTCTTCGCCGCTTCGACGCCGATGTCGCCGGCGACGGAACGGATCTGCGCCGCCACGATCTCCGGGTCGACGCCGCGGAAGTCCTGCACGCCCACGCTGTTCTGCACCGTGACCGCGGTGATCGCCACGTTCGCGTGCAGGCCGAGGACCGCGAAGGTCCGCATGTCGGCCTGAATACCCGCGCCACCACCGGAATCCGATCCCGCGATGGTCAGCACCCGGCGCGGTGCGGTGCCCCGCGGGGCGGTGGGCAGCCGCGACGGCCCGCCGACGGCGACCCTCGCCGGCGCGCCGACGGCGAACCTCGCCGGCGCGCCGACGGCGGCCCGACCGGCCTGACTCACGCGCGCGTGGTCTCGAGCGGGATGTACACGCGGCCACCGGCGTCGGCGAACTCCTGCGACTTCGCCGCCATGTCGGCCGCCAGCTTGGCGTCGATGTCCTCCTGCGTGACCAGGTTGTGCTCCTCCGCGTACGCGCGCACGTCGGCGCTGATCCGCATCGAGCAGAACTTCGGGCCGCACATCGAGCAGAAGTGCGCCGTCTTGGCCGGCTCGGCGGGCAGCGTCTCGTCGTGGAACTCGCGCGCGGTATCCGGGTCCAGCGACAGGTTGAACTGATCGACCCAGCGGAACTCGAAGCGCGCCTTGGACAGCTCGTCGTCGCGGGACTGCGCGCCCGGGTGCCCCTTGGCGAGGTCCGCGGCGTGCGCCGCGATCTTGTAGGTGATGACGCCGGTCTTCACGTCGTCCCGGTTGGGCAGGCCCAGGTGCTCCTTGGGGGTGACGTAGCAGAGCATCGCCGTGCCGGCCTGCGCGATGATCGCCGCCCCGATCGCCGAGGTGATGTGGTCGTACGCCGGCGCGATATCGGTGGCGAGCGGGCCCAGGGTGTAGAACGGCGCCTCCTCGCACAGCTCCTCCTCGAGCCGCACGTTCTCCACGATCTTGTGCATCGGGACGTGGCCGGGCCCCTCGATCATCACCTGCACGCCATGGGACTTCGCGATCTTCGTCAGTTCGCCCAGGGTGCGGAGCTCGGCGAACTGCGCCTCGTCGTTGGCGTCCGCGATGGAGCCCGGGCGCAGGCCGTCCCCGAGGGAGAAGGTCACGTCGTACTCGCGCAGGATCTCGCACAGCTCGCGGAAGTGCGTGTACAGGAACGACTCCTCGTGGTGCGCCAGGCACCACGCCGCCATGATCGAGCCGCCGCGGCTGACGATGCCGGTGACGCGGTTCGCGGCGAGCGGCACGTAGCGCAGCAGCACGCCCGCGTGCACGGTCATGTAGTCCACGCCCTGCTCGCACTGCTCGATCACGGTGTCCCGGAAGATCTCCCAGGTCAGCTTGGTCGGGTCGCCCTTGACCTTCTCCAGTGCCTGGTAGATCGGGACGGTGCCCACGGGGACCGGCGCGTTGCGCATGATCCACTCGCGGGTCTCGTGGATGTCCTTGCCGGTCGAGAGGTCCATGATCGTGTCGCCGCCCCAGCGGGTGGCCCACACCATCTTCTCGACCTCCTCGGCGATCGAGCTGGTGACCGCGGAGTTGCCGATGTTCGCGTTGATCTTCACCGCGAAGGCCTTGCCGATGATCGCGGGCTCCAGTTCCGGGTGCTTGCGATTGGCGGGGATCACGGCGCGGCCGGCGGCCACTTCCTCGCGTACCTTCTCCGGATCGAAGCCCTCGCGGGCGGCCACGAAACGCATCTCGTCGGTGATGATTCCCGCACGGGCCCAAGCGAGTTGGGTGGCGGCACCGTCGACGGGGGCGGGCTGGTGCCAGCCGTCGCGGGTCTTCGGCAGGCCCTCGGCGAGATCGTGCAACTGGTCGTCGGCGGTGTACTGCGTGTACGGGCCGGAGGTGTCGTAGACGTCGTGGTGGTCGCCGTTGGTCAGCGCGATGCGCCGGAACGGGACCTGCAGGTCACCGTCGACGCCCGGGACGGTGCGGTAGCGCTTCTCCGACCCCTCGATCGGGCCGACGGTGACGGTGCTGACGGGGGCTGATGACGAAACAGGCATGCGGGACTCCTCTTCCCTACGCCGGCATTACCCGGACAGGTTCGTACGGTCGACGCCCGATCGAAGACGTCCTCTCAGCTCACTGCGGTGAGCTCCCGTTGGTGTGCACTACCGAGCGTAACGCACCCTGCGAGGAGAGGTCAGGCGATCCGCACACCGCGCGGCAGGTTCGCCGCCGGAACCCGCAGGCGGCGGGCTGCGAACGCCAGTCCGATGCCACCCAGCGCCAGATTCGCCAACAGGCCCCAGGACCAGGTGCGACCTACTTCCCTGGTGTCGTCGCCGTAGCCACCGACGGACACCGAGTAGGCCTCGCCGTACCGCTCGGCGCACGTCTCGTCGTGATTCCTGTCGGCTCCGACGCGAACGTCGGACACCAGATCGGCGAGTTCGCCGAGGGTCGATTCGTCGGGGGCGGGGTCGCTCGAGGTGTAGTCCGCGTACCGGCGACCGTGGCCGCGGGCCTCGCGACCGGGATCGGACTGTGCGGCGGCATCGGCGAACACCACGGCGGGGTTGGCGGCCAGGACCCACCAGATCCGTTCGGTGTGAGTGACTTCGACGTCTTCGCGGACCTCCGTGCACCGTCCGCTGCCGTCCGCTTTGTTATAGGCGAAGCGGGTCTGCACCGCCGACTGGGTGCCGACCGTGGCGGGAGCGAGCATCGCCGTGATCACGGGGAGTCCGATGAGCAGGAACAGCACCGCCAGCTGCGTCACCGCCGCGGAACCGATCGGACGGGAGAACAGCGCGGACATTCCCAGCCCGAGACCGCAGTACGCGAGGAGCACGAGCGCGATGACAGCGATGCCGAGCAGGGAGAAGGCGACCGGATAGTGGGCCTCCACGATCGCCCAGATCAGGTACGGCGTCGAGACTAGGAGCAGGGCGCAGGAAGCGATCCATGCCCCGAGGAGCTTGCCCATGGCGATCTGGAACCCGCTGGCGGGCGTCGCCTGGACCACCGCCAGCGTCGCGTCCTTGCGATCGCCGTTGATGGCCGTGGCCGTCATCGTCGGTGCGATCACCAGGCCGAGGAAGCCGACGAATCCCAGCACGATGAAGTAGAGATTCTCGGACCACCCGTTGTAAGCCCACGACGTCCGCGAGGTCGAGGACAGCGCGAACCAGAGTGAGCCGAAGACGACGAGGCTCACGACCAGGAAGAAGATCCCCAGCAGGACGCGCCAGCGGGTGGCGCGGGTGCGCTGGCGCAGTTCCAGGCCGACGATCACGCCGACGGTGCGCCACCATCCGGTGAAGGTGCTCATGTGCGATCGGCCTCCAGTGCGAAGTAGGAGTCCTCGAGAGCGTTGGTGGCGCGGGCGAACTCGACCACCCGGTCACCGTCGGCGATGCGCTGCGCGAGATGCGCGGCGGCATCGTCCTCGGAGGAGAACTCGAGGTACGTTCCGCCGCTCGGCGGTTCGCCGATCAACCGGATGCGCCACCGGGTGGTGGTGGATTCGGGTGGTGGCTCGGTCCGGCCCCGTGCCATGAGCACCACCTCGTCGACCATCTCGCCGAGCTCGGACAGGATGTGCGAGGAGACGAGGACGGCGACGCCGCTGTCGGCGAGCGCGCGCAGGGAATCGCGCAGCTCGAAGCGGGAGCGGGGGTCCATGCCGGAGGCGGGCTCGTCGAGCAGCAGGATCGGCGGGTGGTGCACCATCGCGCGGGCGAACCCGAGCCGCTGCTTCTGCCCGCGGGAGAGCACCTGCGCCGGCCGGTCCGCGAACTCCGTCAGGTGCACGCGGGCCAGCAGGTCCTTCGCGCGGGCGTGGGCCTCCCCCGACGGGACGCCGTACAACTTCGCGAAGGTGGTCAGGATCTCGGTGGGGGTCAACGAATCCCACGTGCCGAAGACGTCGGGCATCCAGCCGATGCGGCCGCGCAGGTCCTCGGGAGCGATGGGTGCACCGTCGAGCTCGATGCTTCCGCCGGACGGCCGGAGCAACCCGGCGAGCATCAGCAGCAGGGTCGTCTTGCCGGCGCCGTTCGGACCGACCAGGCCGGTGATGCGGCCCGGGGCGAGAGTGAGGCTGGCGTCGGCCACCGCGACGTGCTGGGAGAAGGTCCGCGTGAGGCCGCGGGCGACGAGCGTCATGACTGCCACAGTAGTCGCAGTTCGATATTCACGATCCACAAATGTGACGGATGTGAAAACACTCCCCGCGTGTTCGCCGACTTGTCGGAGTTCGGGCGTACGGTGGGGTGACCCGCATCACATGGAGGTGTTCATGGCTGACAAGGTCGAGGTTCCCCCGCCCACGCTGGAACTGGGGGAGTCGCTGCGTCTGTTCGACAATCCGGTGCGCGACCGGTACGAACTCTGGTCGGGCGACGAGCTCATCGGAGTGGAGGGGTACGAGGTCACCGAGCAGGGGGATGTGATCCTGCTGCACACGGTGGTCATGGAGAAGTTCGGCAAGCAGGGCTTCGCCCGTGCGCTGGTCTCCGGCGTCCTGGACGACCTGCGTTCGCGGGGTCGCCGCGTGATCCCCGTGTGCACCTACGTGCGCTCGTTCCTCACCCGGTTCCCGCAGTATCAGGACGTGGTCGCCTCGGCGGCGCACACCTAGCGGTCCGGCCGGCGCAGCGCCCGCACGTACCGGGCGCGCGCCACCCGCTGCGCGACGAGCAGGAGTGGGAAGGCCCACCGCCATGGTCCGCCCGGTGCCGGCCGCGTCAGTGAGCGGATCGTCAGGAGCACCGCGGCGCCGTCGCGGTGCACGACGAAGGCCTCCTCGCCGCGCACCGGATGCCCCGGGAGTGCGCGGTAGGAGAAGCCGACGCGCTCGGCGGAGCGCACCACGTCGAGGACCTGCACCGGCTCGCGCACGGTGACGCCCGCGAGGCCGGCCGTCACGACGAGGCGCTGCCCGGATGTCGCGGGTCCGTCGGACGAGACCGCGAAGCCGCTGCGAGTCTTGACCGCCCAGCGGAGCACGTCGTGCGCGGCGCGGGCGAAATCGTCGTCGCCGTGGCCGATCGTCGCGGTGATCTCCGAACGCCTGAACTGGGCGGGCGTGCTGTCCCAGGTGGGCGCATCGGGCCGCGTCATCGGAGCTCGGTCCAGTAGTGGTAGCCGTGGTGCCGGATGAATCCGTTCGCGCCGTAGAGGCTTCGCGCGGCGGTGTTCTCGTGGGTGACCTCGAGGAAGACCCGCTGTGCGCCCCGCTGGGCCGCCCTCGCCCGTAGCGCGGCGAGCAGGCGGGTGGCGTGCCCGCGCCGGCGGTGGGCGGGGGAGACGGCCATCGAGCCGAGAGCGCCCCAGAGCGTCCCCGCCGCGTCGGCGATGAGTGCCAGTCGCCCCGCGGCCACGGGGGCGCCGCCGGTGTCCATGAGCGTCGCGAACAGGGCGGTCCCGTCCACGGAGGTGACCAACGGCTCCGCCGCGCCGGTCAGCGCCAGCCATGTCCGATCCGGCGCGTCCGCGAACCGGACGTCGGATTCCGGGCCGGCCGTGGCGGGCGCGGTGAGGACGTCCGTCGGCTGGACCACCGGAGCCAGCGCGGTCGCGCCGCGCAGGAGCCGGTCGGACAGCGTCAGGTGCAGGGGCAGACCGCGTTCGGCGTACCAGGCGCGCACGCGGTCGAGCCGGTCGAGCGAGGCGTCGGGATGCAGCGGCGCCGCGCAGCTCGCCCGGTTCCCCGGCACCCCGGGTGCGGCGCGACAGAGCCAGCCGTCGACCCACTCGCGCTCCATCGACCACCACGACCGGGCGCGCGCGAGGTCGAGCGAGCGGATCTCGCTCGCCCGCACCGGTCGGGGAGGCACCGTCTTCGCCCGGACGACGTCGGCGCGAGGGATCAGGTGCTCCG
Proteins encoded in this window:
- the thiC gene encoding phosphomethylpyrimidine synthase ThiC, coding for MPVSSSAPVSTVTVGPIEGSEKRYRTVPGVDGDLQVPFRRIALTNGDHHDVYDTSGPYTQYTADDQLHDLAEGLPKTRDGWHQPAPVDGAATQLAWARAGIITDEMRFVAAREGFDPEKVREEVAAGRAVIPANRKHPELEPAIIGKAFAVKINANIGNSAVTSSIAEEVEKMVWATRWGGDTIMDLSTGKDIHETREWIMRNAPVPVGTVPIYQALEKVKGDPTKLTWEIFRDTVIEQCEQGVDYMTVHAGVLLRYVPLAANRVTGIVSRGGSIMAAWCLAHHEESFLYTHFRELCEILREYDVTFSLGDGLRPGSIADANDEAQFAELRTLGELTKIAKSHGVQVMIEGPGHVPMHKIVENVRLEEELCEEAPFYTLGPLATDIAPAYDHITSAIGAAIIAQAGTAMLCYVTPKEHLGLPNRDDVKTGVITYKIAAHAADLAKGHPGAQSRDDELSKARFEFRWVDQFNLSLDPDTAREFHDETLPAEPAKTAHFCSMCGPKFCSMRISADVRAYAEEHNLVTQEDIDAKLAADMAAKSQEFADAGGRVYIPLETTRA
- a CDS encoding ABC transporter permease; translated protein: MSTFTGWWRTVGVIVGLELRQRTRATRWRVLLGIFFLVVSLVVFGSLWFALSSTSRTSWAYNGWSENLYFIVLGFVGFLGLVIAPTMTATAINGDRKDATLAVVQATPASGFQIAMGKLLGAWIASCALLLVSTPYLIWAIVEAHYPVAFSLLGIAVIALVLLAYCGLGLGMSALFSRPIGSAAVTQLAVLFLLIGLPVITAMLAPATVGTQSAVQTRFAYNKADGSGRCTEVREDVEVTHTERIWWVLAANPAVVFADAAAQSDPGREARGHGRRYADYTSSDPAPDESTLGELADLVSDVRVGADRNHDETCAERYGEAYSVSVGGYGDDTREVGRTWSWGLLANLALGGIGLAFAARRLRVPAANLPRGVRIA
- a CDS encoding ABC transporter ATP-binding protein, which codes for MTLVARGLTRTFSQHVAVADASLTLAPGRITGLVGPNGAGKTTLLLMLAGLLRPSGGSIELDGAPIAPEDLRGRIGWMPDVFGTWDSLTPTEILTTFAKLYGVPSGEAHARAKDLLARVHLTEFADRPAQVLSRGQKQRLGFARAMVHHPPILLLDEPASGMDPRSRFELRDSLRALADSGVAVLVSSHILSELGEMVDEVVLMARGRTEPPPESTTTRWRIRLIGEPPSGGTYLEFSSEDDAAAHLAQRIADGDRVVEFARATNALEDSYFALEADRT
- a CDS encoding GNAT family N-acetyltransferase, translating into MADKVEVPPPTLELGESLRLFDNPVRDRYELWSGDELIGVEGYEVTEQGDVILLHTVVMEKFGKQGFARALVSGVLDDLRSRGRRVIPVCTYVRSFLTRFPQYQDVVASAAHT
- a CDS encoding DUF1990 family protein encodes the protein MTRPDAPTWDSTPAQFRRSEITATIGHGDDDFARAAHDVLRWAVKTRSGFAVSSDGPATSGQRLVVTAGLAGVTVREPVQVLDVVRSAERVGFSYRALPGHPVRGEEAFVVHRDGAAVLLTIRSLTRPAPGGPWRWAFPLLLVAQRVARARYVRALRRPDR
- a CDS encoding GNAT family N-acetyltransferase translates to MPVPGDRVVIRRLLPSGQASDVIGTLLADGDALLVRADRDGAEHLIPRADVVRAKTVPPRPVRASEIRSLDLARARSWWSMEREWVDGWLCRAAPGVPGNRASCAAPLHPDASLDRLDRVRAWYAERGLPLHLTLSDRLLRGATALAPVVQPTDVLTAPATAGPESDVRFADAPDRTWLALTGAAEPLVTSVDGTALFATLMDTGGAPVAAGRLALIADAAGTLWGALGSMAVSPAHRRRGHATRLLAALRARAAQRGAQRVFLEVTHENTAARSLYGANGFIRHHGYHYWTELR